The nucleotide sequence CGTCGAGAACTGTCCCTGTCCGAGGCGACAGTCCACGATGTGGCGAAGATGTTCGCTGCAAGGTCTTTCACGATGAGTCCCGTGGCTTCGTCCATGTCGGGAGCGACGGGAGATGATACAGCGGTCGATCCGGACGTGATTGCCCGCCGGGTTCGTGATCGTGCCGAGCAGACGAAACGCCGAGAAGTTGCCGTCGCGACCGCAAAACTCGACGGACGCTATCACGAAGAACTGGAAGCGCTCAGTGAGCAATTAACCGGCCGGCTTCTCGCGGGGCCGCTGGCCGCACTCGAAGTGGCCGCCGAACGTGACGACCAGGCACTCGCAGGGGACGTAGCGACGTTGTTCGGTGTCGACCGCTGTGCGGAAACAATGGAGGCGACTGGTGACGACATCCAAAAGCGGGTCACATCACTCGAGCATTAAGTATCGCAGTGTCGCGTGGTTATTGTCCGTGACTTGATTGGATGGTCGTGTCGGACTGGTTATTTGACCCGTCCAGGAACCCTTCCAGGAGATTGCGTTGGGCGGCCGCCAGATGTTCGGTGAACGTCGGCGTCGCGACGTCAAGTTCCGTTGCGACCGCTTCAGCAGTGGCGTTCCGTGGATATTCGAAGTAACCCATTTCGTGTGCAGTCTCTAAGACTTCCCGTTGGCGGGCCGTCAATTCGCCAGGATCAGTGACCCACAGCGGCCCCGATTCGCTCTCCGGCGGGGCTCGGACGAGTGTTCCCACCTGGACGCCATCACGGGATTCTCGAAGTGTTGAGACAATGGCTCTGATGCCATCGAGATCGGCGGCAAGGACGGTCACGAACAGCGTTCCGTCGACGACTTGTACGTCTCGAACGGTACAGCCTTCTCGCTCGATACATTCACAAGCACAGCCCTGGCCATGGGATCGCGCCAGCCGATAGATCGTCCGGCGATCATCCTGAAAGATCGCTGTGGCGTCACCCAGCGTGTCCGGACAATCGCCCTCGCGGACAGTGAACTCGTCGTGGACCCGCCCATCCTCGTCCGGGACGGCGCTCCGTGACACCGATGCCACTGGTCCACAGTCCCGGGACACAGCCGCGACGTCACACTGGGGTGGTTCCTCGATGACGAGTTTCGCCCGAATACCCTCCATTGGTGTACATACGGGCGGTGGATCCGTAACCTGTTTGGGCCGAACTGGTTCGGCTCTGCTCCCGCAGAGAGACTTAAAGGTCGTCCCGAATATATTTTACAAACTTTCAACATAAAACCCCTCAGCGTTGAGGGTCTGCCTCTTTGGAGAGTGCCTATCATTATCTAGGGGACCGGCGTCTTCACCCGGCCAACCCCGGTGGTCGGCCGTGGGACGCGTCAGTACACAGTGATCACTATGAGACGGTCCACACTCGTCATCGCCATCGTGGTGCTCGCCGTTCTCCTGCCGATGTGGTTCGTGGCGCTACACGGCGAGCCCCCGTCAGAAGAGATCGCGATCGATCAGAGCGTCTCCGATATGAAACCATTGGAGGGGCTGATCGATACGCCGAACAAACTATCGCCGAGTCAGGTCGGGGTGATCGTCTGGATCGCGCTGTTCGCACTGGTTGGTATCCTGGCCGGGGCTCATCAGTTCATGAACCGGGCAGTGAGACGATCGAAGCCGGGTGATTCCCCCTCGGTCCCGGACCGAATACTCCCCTGGTTCGAGACTGAGGACCGCTGGCTCGTCGCCTACGAGGATGCCCCGGACTCGATCGCGGGGCTGATCGCGATGGCCGGCCTGACGGTACTGGCTATCGCCTTTGGGGCGTTGTTCACCGGCGAGTACCTCACGCTGGCCAGGACGCAGTACTTCGGGCTGTACGCGACCGGGCTGTTCACCTCGTTGGCGCTGCTCACGGTCGCCTACTACGCCTGGTTCATGCCTCACGTCGCCGTCGCCGAACGGAGGGGTCACGGTGAGTGAGGATTGCCCCTGTGAGCACGACGGTGAGGAGTCCGGCCCCGTTCGACCGAGCATCTTCGACGACGACCGGGCGGAACTTCAGCGGCGTGACATCGCCAAGCTCCTGGCGACCGCGGGCGGTCTCACGGCGCTTGCGAGTCTGGCCGCGCCGCTCGCCGGCCTCCAGCAGGTCTTCCAGCGGACCTACACCGGCCCGATCTACGGCGACGGGATCCCGCTGGTCGACGGCGAGGGCAACCGAATCACGCCGGATCGCTTGGCTGAAGGCGAACAGCTAACCGTCTTTCCCGAGCCGCGGCCGGGGATCGGTGACGCGCCGACGCTGTTGGTTCGATTCCCTGAGACGGACTACGGCGACGGGACGGAACTTGCCTATACTGTCGAGGGTTACGCCGCGTACTCGAAGATCTGTACGCACGCGGGCTGTACCGTCTCGGATCGGGAAGACGATACGCTCGTCTGCCCGTGTCACTACGGGAAGTTCGATCCGAAGAACGGTGCGGTAGTGACCGGTGGCCCGCCGCCGCGGGCCTTACCCCAGCTTCCAATCACGCTCGCCAGCGAGGGACACTTGATCGCAACAGCCGACTTCGACGGGCACGTCGGCGCGGGGGGTGAGTGATGTCCCGCAGCCAACGCGTCTATGCGTGGGTCGACGACCGCCTCGACCTGGACGAGGCCGAGAAGTTCCTCGGGAAGGCCTTCCCCGCTGAGGACTCGTTCCTGCTCGGCGAGGTCGCACTGTTCTCCTTTATGATGCTCGTGCTGACCGGGATCTTCCTCGGCTTCTTCTACGAGCCCTCGACGACTGAAATGACCTACGAGGGTAGCGTCGCCCAGTTCCAGGGCGAGGACCTGCCGGCCGCGTTCGGCAGCGTACTCCAGCTAACCTACGACGTTCCCTTCGGTATGTTCATCCGCCGGTTCCACCACTGGGCGGCCCACCTGTTCGTCGCCTCGATCGGCCTGCACATGCTACGGGTGTTCTTCCACGGGGCCTACCGCAACCCGCGTGAGATCAACTGGGTCGTCGGCACGACGCTGGCGATTCTGGCGATGGGTGCGGCCTACACCGGCTACGCCCTGCCCTTTGACGAGTTCGCTTCGACGGCGACCGGGATCGGGTACAACATCGCGGGCTCGATCCCGATTCTGGGCGACCCGATCGCGTCGATCGTCTTCGGCGGGGACTTCCCTTCCAGCGCGACGATCCCGCGGCTATACTTCCTGCACGTCTTCGTCATTCCCATCCTGATCGCTGGCGGCCTGGCAGTCCACATGGGCCTGCTCGTCCGGCAGAAACACACTGAGGCACAGCGCGATGGGGATGTCGAACCCGTCGCGGCGTCCTCCGGGCAGGTGAACGACGACCGCGACACCGTCGACAGCGAGGACGACAGCGTCGTCGTCGGGCTGCCGGCGTTCCCGAACCAGGCGGCGGTCAGCGCCGTCGTGTTCTTCCTGACGCTGGCGACGCTGTCGGCGCTCGCCGGGTTCCTGCCCGTCCACAACATCGCCGAGTACGGACCCAACAACCCCGCTGGCACGCCCGCGTTGATCATGCCAGACTGGTTCTTCATGTGGCTGTATGGCTTCCTGAAGGTCCTGCCATCCTCGCTGGGCTTTCACCTGGGTCCGATCGAGATCAGCGCGGAGTTCCTCGGCGGGGTCGCGCTGCCGTCGCTGGTCTTCCTGGCGGTGTTTGCCTGGCCGTTCATCGACCGCCGGCGGGATAGCGTTCACTTCACGGCCGACCCCTTCGAGCGGCCGGTCCAGACTGGCGTCGGCGTCGCCGGCGTCGTCTTCATCATGATCGCCTCGATCGCGGGCATGAACAACCTGCTCGCGGAGGCCCTCGGCGTCTCGACCGGGGTCGTCAACCTCCCGCTCCTGCTCGCGATGGTGATCGGCCCCGTCGTCGCGTTCGGCGTCGTCCACTGGACGATCAGCCACGAGCGCGAGGACGCCACTGTGACGGACGGGGCGCAAGACCGGGAGGATCCAGCGGAGGTGCCCGACGATGAGTGAGCGCCTCCCCGCACTGTCCGGCCGGATGTATCGACGCGTGGATACGGCGAGTAAGCTCCTCGGTCTGGCAGTGGTCGCCGCGGCCCTCGAAGTTGGGCCGATGACTGCTGCCGGAGTGACACTTGCCGTGATCGGCGCAACGCTCGCGACAGCAACCGTTTTCATCGACAGCCAATGAGTAACTCAGAACACACCGACGACAGTACAGACGGCCTCTCGCGCCGCGACTTCCTGCTGGGTGCCGGCGCGGCCGGCGTGGTCGGCGCGACCGGTTTGAGCGTCGCCGACCGGGCACTCGACGGTCTCCAGGCCGTTGACGATCCCATCGGCAGCTATCCCTACCGCGACTGGGAGGACTTCTACCGCGAGGAGTGGGACTGGGACTCGGTCGCCCGGTCGACGCACTCGGTCAACTGCACCGGCTCCTGTTCGTGGGACGTCTACGTCAAGAACGGCCAGGTCTGGCGCGAACAACAGGCCAACGACTACCCTACCTTCGACGAGAGCCTCCCCGATCCCAACCCCCGGGGCTGCCAGAAGGGGGCCTGTTACAACGACTACGTCGACGCCGAACAGCGCGTCCAGTACCCCATGCGCCGGACCGGCGAGCGCGGGGCCGGCGAGTGGGAGCGCATCTCCTGGGACGAGGCGGTGACCGAGATCGCCGAGCACGTCATCGAGGAGGTCCAGGCGGGCCGATACGACGCCATCAGCGGCTTCACGCCGATCCCGGCGATGAGTCCCGTGAGCTTCGCCTCGGGGACGCGGCTGGTCAACCTGCTCGGCGGCGTCTCCCATTCGTTCTACGACTGGTACTCGGACCTGCCGCCGGGCCAGCCGATCACCTGGGGCCATCAGACCGACAACGCCGAGAGCGCCGACTGGCACAACGCCGAGTACATCATCGCGTGGGGGTCAAACATCAACGTCACGCGCATCCCCGACGCGAAGTACTTCCTCGACGCCGGCTACGAGGGCGCAAAGCGGGTCGGCGTCTTCTCCGATTACTCCCAGACGGCCATCCACACCGACGAGTGGATCGCGCCCGACCCCGGCACGGACACCGCGCTGGCGCTGGGCATGGCCAGGACGATCGTCGAGGAGGAACTCTACGACGAGGACCACCTCAAGGAACAGTCCGACATGCCACTGCTCGTCCGGAATGACACGGGCAAGTTCCTCCGGGCGAGCGAGGTGCCGGGTCTCGACATTGACGCCGACGAGCCCGAGAAGGTCATGGTCATGCAGGACGCGGACGGCAACCTCCGGGCTGCGCCGGGATCGCTCGGTGAACGCGAGGCCAAGTACGACGACTCCCTGTCGATCGAACTCGATTTCGACCCGCAACTGGCCGTCGAGGACACCGTCGGGACGACCGACGGCGAGGTGGCCGTCACGTCGGTCTGGAACAACCTCCGGGAGGAACTGGCCAACTACACCCCCGAATACGTCCACGAGGAGACCGGCGTCGGGAAGGAGACCCACCAGAAGATCGCCCGGGAGTTCGCCGCGGTCGACCGCGGGAAGATCATCCACGGCAAGGGCGTCAACGACTGGTACCACAACGACCTTGGCAACCGCGCGATCCAGTTGCTCGTCACGTTGACGGGCCACATCGGGCGGAACGGCACCGGCGTCGACCACTACGTCGGCCAGGAGAAGATCTGGACGTTCAACGGCTGGAAGACCCTCTCGTTCCCGACTGGTTCCGTCCGGGGCGTCCCGACGACGCTGTGGACCTACTACCACGCGGGCATCCTGGAGAACACCGACGCTGAGACCCGACGGAAGATCGAGGAAGCCGTCGAGAAGGACTGGATGCCCGTCTACCCCGAGGAGCGCGAGGACGGTACCCGACCCGATCCCTCGACGATGTTCGTCTGGCGGGGCAACTTCTTCAACCAGGCGAAGGGCAACGTCGCCGTCGAGGAGGTCCTCTGGGACAAACTCGACCTCGTCGTGGACATCAACTTCCGGCTGGACTCGACGGCGCTGTACGCCGACATCGTCCTGCCGGCCGCGAGCCACTACGAGAAACACGACCTCAACATGACGGACATGCACACCTACGTGCATCCGTTCACGCCCGCCGTCGAACCCCTCGGAGAATCCAAGTCCGACTGGCAGATCTTCCGGGAACTCGCGGCGAAGATCCAGAAGATCGCCCGCGATCGAGATATCGACCCGATCGACGACCGGAAGTTCGATCGGGAGATTGACCTTCAGTCGGTCCACGACGACTACGTCCGGGACTGGGTGAGCGACGAGGACGGTGCCCTGGAAGAGGACCGGGCGGCCTGCGAGGCCATCCTCGAACACTCCACGGAGACTAACCCCGAGGACGGCGGCGAGATAACCTTCGCCGACACCGTCGACCAGCCCCAGCGCTTCGAGGCCGCGGGCGACCACTGGACCTCCGACATCGAGGACGGCACGGCCTACGCCCCCTGGAAAGACTTCGTCCAGGACAAGGAGCCCTGGCCAACCCTGACGGGTCGCCAGCAGTACTACATCGACCACGACTGGTTCCTCGACGTCGACGAGCAACTCCCGACGCACAAGCGCCCGGTCGAAACGAACGATCAGAGCGAGTATCCCCTGCGGTACAACACGCCCCACGGCCGGTGGTCGATCCACTCGACGTGGCGCGACAGCGAGAAGATGCTCCAGTTGAACCGGGGCGAGCCCGTGGTGTTCATCCACCCCGAGGACGCTCAGCATCGGGGGATCGAGGACGGCGACACGGTCGAGATCTACAACGATCTGGCGACGATCGAGGCCAACGCCAAAATCTACCCGGCCAGCGAACCCGGGACCGTCCGGCACTACTTCGCCTGGGAGAAGTACCAGTACCCCAGCCGCGACAACTTCAACTCGCTGATCCCGATGTACATGAAACCAACCCAGCTGGTCCAGTACCCCGAGGACTCGGGCGAGCACCTCCACTTCTTCCCCAACTACTGGGGACCGACCGGAGTCAACAGCGACGTCCGCTGTGATATCAGGCCAAAGGAAGGGGGTGGTGACTGATGGCCCACGACGACGTCGACATCGCGGAGGGGGTCGACCACCAGGTCGCGATGGTAATGGACCTCAACAAGTGCATCGGGTGTCAGACCTGCACGGTCGCCTGCGAGACGCTGTGGACCGAGCGGGAGGGCACCGAGTACATGTACTGGAACAACGTCGAGACTCGCCCGGGGTCCGGCTACCCACGCGACTGGGAGGAGAAGGGCGGCGGCTGGGAGTCCGAGGAACACAACCAGCGTTCCGTCGGCGAGATTCCCTCCCAGCAGGATTACGGCGAAGACTGGGAGTTCGACCACGAAGGGATCCTCAAGGAGGGCGCCGAGAAGGCCCTCGAACCCGAGAACGTCGATCCCGAGTGGGGGCCCAACTGGGACGAGGACCAGGGGGCCGGCGAGCATCCCAACAGCTACCACTTCTACATGCCCCGGATCTGCAACCACTGCACCCACCCATCCTGCGTGGAGGCCTGCCCCCGGAAGGCCATCTACAAGCGCGAGGAGGACGGCGTCGTCCTGGTCGACCAGGAGCGCTGTCGGGGTTACCGCTACTGCGTCGAGGGGTGTCCCTACAAGAAGGTCTACTACAACGCCGTGACGAAGCGCAGCGAGAAGTGCGTCTTCTGCTACCCGCGCATCGAGGGCGAGGGGCCCGACGACGAAGTCCACCCGCCGGCCTGCGCCGATCAGTGTACCACCCAGCTCCGTCTGGTCGGCTACCTCGACGATCAGGACGGGCCGATCTACAAGCTCGTCGAGCAATACGAGGTCGCACTCCCGCTGCATCCGGAATACAGTACCTCGCCGAACGTCTACTACATCCCGCCGACTGCGCCGCCACAGCACAGCGAGGACGGCGAGACGGTCGACGTCGAGCGCATTCCGCGGTCGTACCTCGAAGAGCTGTTCGGCGAGCAGGTTAACGACGCCCTGGACACGATCGAGCGCGAGCGCGCGAAGGTCGAACGCGGCGGCCACAGCGAACTCATGGAGATCCTCCAGGACAAGAACCCGGCCCAGCAGTACAGATTGGAGGTGTTTTCCGATGACTGAGATCGTTAGGGGAGGTCGACCGCTGCTCGTCGCCGGTCTCCTTGCGGGCTTGCTGGTCGCGAGTGCTGCGCTCGCGCCGCTGATCGCCGACGCCAGGCCCGCCCGCGAGATTCCCGTCGAGAACGTCGAGAACTCGCTGGCCGACCCTGGCGCTGACGGGTGGGGCGAGGTCCCGGCGGCGACGGTCCCGCTTGCGAGCGCACCGAGCAGCGTCCCGAACGCCGACGACACGACGGTCCGCGAGGTCGAGGTCGAAGCGGCACGGACAGATGGCAAGCTGTTCGTCCGCTTGCGCTGGGCTGATCCGAGCGCGGATCGATCGGCGAGTTCCCCGCGTGCGTTCGCCGACATGGCAGCGATACAGTTCCCCGTCAACGCGACCACGCAGCCGGCGATTGCGATGGGGAGCGAGCGGAATCTGGTGAACGTCTGGCAGTGGTCGGCGACCGACACCACCCAGGAACTGCTCGCCGGCGGCCCCGGTACGACGACGATTTTCGAGCAGCCCGCGGTCAGCACGGAATCGACCCGGAGTGACGTTGGCGAGGGCGAGGGATGGAGCGTCGTCTTCGCGCGGGATCTGAATGCGTCAGTGGACAACCGGACGGCACTCGACGCTGACGCCGATCTGAGCGTCGCTCTCGGCATCTGGAACGGCGAGAACAGCGAACGGGCCGGCCAGAAGGCCGTCAGCGAGTGGTACTACTTCCCGTTCGGACCTGACGACGGGGGTGCACCGTTCCAGACGGTCCTGTGGGCGATTGCCGGCGCGGCGATCGCGCTGGTGATCGTCGTCACCGCACTCAGTGTCCGTCGAACCAACGAGGAGGGCAAACTGTGATGAGCCGGACTGATACTGGAGAGAAAACACCGCAAGGCGACCGCCTCGACCGCGAGGAAATCGCGGCGGATCCGGCAGCCAGAGGCGTCGTCTATCAGACACTCGCAACGGCGTTCGAACACCCGACCGAGGAACTCCACGCCGGCCTTCTCGCGGGCCAAGTGAAAAACGGCATGCAGGACGCCCTCGAGGCGACCGCACTTGACGTATCGGTGCCGGAATTTGCCCCCGGGGAAGGGTATGAGAGACTCAGTGCGCGATACAACCGTCTGTTCGCGCTCGGGTCGGCCGTCGTTACCGATCGGACGGACGGATCGGTCGACAAGGAAGGGCCGGCCGTCTCGCTGTACGAATCCAGCCATCGCGATGATGCGACGTGGCAGACGATCAACGTCGATCTGGCACGTGCCTACGAACACTACGGCCTCTCGGTCGACACCGAGGAGCGCGATCACCACGACAATCTCGGTCTCCAACTGGAGTTCGCGGGCTATCTCGCTCGCCGGGAGGCCCTCGGTGAGGCAGACGCCGGGGCCGCCCGCCGGGATTTCCTCGATCGCCATCTGACTGTGTTTGCGGAGTCGTTGCGAGACTCGCTGGAGTCGACGGACGTTGCCGGCGTGTATGCTGATCTGGCAACGCTGCTTGAACAGTTCGTCGTGGCCGACCATGCAGACTTGGCCGACCGATACGATGGCCCCTCCTCAACGGACCGGAGTGAGGTGAGCTTTTGATGAGCGGACGCGTCGCTACTCTCGGTGCGAACGGTGCCAAGACCCTGAACGGTGACTGGCTCGACGATATCGATCGAGAAGTACTGGCGCTGCCGGCTGTGATCGCGGCTGGGACGCTGTTCGTCAGTCGGGTCGCTATCAACGCCCGGGCGGAGGTTCCGATTGATCTTGTCGCACTCCAGGAGTGGCTTGTCCCACTTACGGCGATGGCATGTGCCGGATCGCTGCTCGCAATCGCTGTGGTTCACGGCAAGCCATTCGAGATGCTGGGGCTGGCGTTCGTCGGCGTCTTCGGCGTGGCCGGCAGCGTCGCGCGTCCAGCGTACACGCCTACCGTCGTCGCGATTGTCGTTGGGACGCCGATCGCGCTCGGCGATCGACTCCGGACTGACGAGGGCGTTCGCGTCGGGCCGGCTCTCGTCACTGGCGTCCTCCTTAGCGGCTTGGTCGCTTCACTGGCCGGAACGCTGGGAGTCGATGTGGCGCTCAGCCGGTCGCTCGGCTCCCAACTCACGCTAGTGGGCGTGGCCGGGACGCCGGTCTTCCTCGCTCGCGGTCGTGGGGACTGGCTCGTCGGCGCGGTCGGTGCCGGGCTGCTGGTCGCCCTGGGCGTGTTCACACCGTTTCTCCTCGGGGCGACCGGGCTCGTGGCCGGCGCAGTTGTCGGGGCGACCGTTCCCGTGATGGCGCTCGCTGTCGGCGGGTTGACGACGACCGCAAGCGCCGCGTTGCGAACGCGCCATCGTCCGGCCCTGCTGGGGGCTGGCCTCCTCTTGTTCGCTGGGATCCCCGCAACGGTCCCGCGGGCACTGCCATTCATCCTCGCGTTGACACTACTGGTCGGATCAGTGCCAGGAGGTGTTGGGGATGACTGAGCGTGACGAAGAGACGCCGCCGGAACCCAGCCCCGGCCCGGAGGGGTATCACCCGGACGTGACAGTTAGCCGTGAAGATATCGAGTTGGGAGAGTCCGGCGAAGCCGACTTCGCGGCGGCGGACACGAACCCAGTTGCCGACGAGAGTGTCGACGGACTGCTTGCAGCACTCGAAGCGGCGGACGCGACCGAACGACAGCGAGCGACGCTCGCGCTTTCCGAACGCGAGCCCGGCGAGGATGTCCGCGACGCACTTGCCGATCGGGCAACTGACGATCCCGAGGCGCTCGTCCGGCAGTTCGCCGTCGAAGCACTGGGTGATCTCGCGGAAACGACGCCGGATGCAGTCGTAGCCGCCCTTTCGGATGCCGACCCATGGGTTCGCGCGGAGGCGGTTGTCGCCCTCGATCACCTCGACCGGGAGGCACATGCTGAACGGATCGAGGCCGGCCTTGACGATGACCACCATGCAGTCCGCCGGAACGCCGTCATCTCGCTGTGGAAAAGCCGGAGTGAGGACGCCTTGCCAGCGTTGCTCGCACTGGCCGACGACGAGGCTGATCGGGTCCGGGAGTGGGTCGCGGAACTTCTCGGCCGGATCGACCATCCGGACGCCGAAGACGCTTTGAAAGAACTTCGAGCCGACGAGGAGTCGGTCGTTGCCAAGACCGCCGCGAACGCACTCGATGGCCCTGACGCGACGCCAGGCCCGCCAGGCGGAACGGCTCCGGACGGGACTAACCCAGCTGGTTCGAAGGATCAACCGCCACAGCTCTGAGCAGTAGATCAAGATATCGACCCGACCAACCCACGACTGCTGTCACCAATGACCACAGACACGATCGCAATGGCGGTTAGACAAACGATCGCGGATCTCACGGCCGACCAGGCGGAGAGTCCGGTCGAACTGCTGTTCGTCGGTGAGCACTCGGTCTGGCTGGTCGTCGCCCCCGATCGGATCGAAAGCGAGGAGGCCATCATCGACGTGTTCCGGGAAATTGAATCGATTCCGGGCGTCAAAACCCTCTACGTCGAACGAGACGACACAACCCGGGCAGCGCTTCCGTGAATCATATTGAACGGCGAAAACACCGTTGTCTTGTTGCAATACACTTCCTAACGGAAAATTAAAACAATAGGTATTTGTATTTGATCTTTTATTAGCGGCTATGGAACAGCGACGACGACATGTCCTTGAACGTCTCGGTGTCCTTGGGATTACGGCTCTCGCGGGTTGTAATACCCTCTCTAGCGATACAACGAATGCAGAGACGGACACTCGTTCGGACCACAATCCGAGTATCACCTCACAGCACACTGAAGGACGGTCTCCCACCGCGCCACCCACACCGCCGTCCACTCAAACCACGAAACTATCGGCTGGTGATGGCGACGCAGACGACTCCTTG is from Halorhabdus sp. BNX81 and encodes:
- a CDS encoding helix-turn-helix domain-containing protein; translated protein: MEGIRAKLVIEEPPQCDVAAVSRDCGPVASVSRSAVPDEDGRVHDEFTVREGDCPDTLGDATAIFQDDRRTIYRLARSHGQGCACECIEREGCTVRDVQVVDGTLFVTVLAADLDGIRAIVSTLRESRDGVQVGTLVRAPPESESGPLWVTDPGELTARQREVLETAHEMGYFEYPRNATAEAVATELDVATPTFTEHLAAAQRNLLEGFLDGSNNQSDTTIQSSHGQ
- a CDS encoding Rieske (2Fe-2S) protein, whose amino-acid sequence is MSEDCPCEHDGEESGPVRPSIFDDDRAELQRRDIAKLLATAGGLTALASLAAPLAGLQQVFQRTYTGPIYGDGIPLVDGEGNRITPDRLAEGEQLTVFPEPRPGIGDAPTLLVRFPETDYGDGTELAYTVEGYAAYSKICTHAGCTVSDREDDTLVCPCHYGKFDPKNGAVVTGGPPPRALPQLPITLASEGHLIATADFDGHVGAGGE
- a CDS encoding cytochrome bc complex cytochrome b subunit; the protein is MSRSQRVYAWVDDRLDLDEAEKFLGKAFPAEDSFLLGEVALFSFMMLVLTGIFLGFFYEPSTTEMTYEGSVAQFQGEDLPAAFGSVLQLTYDVPFGMFIRRFHHWAAHLFVASIGLHMLRVFFHGAYRNPREINWVVGTTLAILAMGAAYTGYALPFDEFASTATGIGYNIAGSIPILGDPIASIVFGGDFPSSATIPRLYFLHVFVIPILIAGGLAVHMGLLVRQKHTEAQRDGDVEPVAASSGQVNDDRDTVDSEDDSVVVGLPAFPNQAAVSAVVFFLTLATLSALAGFLPVHNIAEYGPNNPAGTPALIMPDWFFMWLYGFLKVLPSSLGFHLGPIEISAEFLGGVALPSLVFLAVFAWPFIDRRRDSVHFTADPFERPVQTGVGVAGVVFIMIASIAGMNNLLAEALGVSTGVVNLPLLLAMVIGPVVAFGVVHWTISHEREDATVTDGAQDREDPAEVPDDE
- a CDS encoding molybdopterin-dependent oxidoreductase, yielding MSNSEHTDDSTDGLSRRDFLLGAGAAGVVGATGLSVADRALDGLQAVDDPIGSYPYRDWEDFYREEWDWDSVARSTHSVNCTGSCSWDVYVKNGQVWREQQANDYPTFDESLPDPNPRGCQKGACYNDYVDAEQRVQYPMRRTGERGAGEWERISWDEAVTEIAEHVIEEVQAGRYDAISGFTPIPAMSPVSFASGTRLVNLLGGVSHSFYDWYSDLPPGQPITWGHQTDNAESADWHNAEYIIAWGSNINVTRIPDAKYFLDAGYEGAKRVGVFSDYSQTAIHTDEWIAPDPGTDTALALGMARTIVEEELYDEDHLKEQSDMPLLVRNDTGKFLRASEVPGLDIDADEPEKVMVMQDADGNLRAAPGSLGEREAKYDDSLSIELDFDPQLAVEDTVGTTDGEVAVTSVWNNLREELANYTPEYVHEETGVGKETHQKIAREFAAVDRGKIIHGKGVNDWYHNDLGNRAIQLLVTLTGHIGRNGTGVDHYVGQEKIWTFNGWKTLSFPTGSVRGVPTTLWTYYHAGILENTDAETRRKIEEAVEKDWMPVYPEEREDGTRPDPSTMFVWRGNFFNQAKGNVAVEEVLWDKLDLVVDINFRLDSTALYADIVLPAASHYEKHDLNMTDMHTYVHPFTPAVEPLGESKSDWQIFRELAAKIQKIARDRDIDPIDDRKFDREIDLQSVHDDYVRDWVSDEDGALEEDRAACEAILEHSTETNPEDGGEITFADTVDQPQRFEAAGDHWTSDIEDGTAYAPWKDFVQDKEPWPTLTGRQQYYIDHDWFLDVDEQLPTHKRPVETNDQSEYPLRYNTPHGRWSIHSTWRDSEKMLQLNRGEPVVFIHPEDAQHRGIEDGDTVEIYNDLATIEANAKIYPASEPGTVRHYFAWEKYQYPSRDNFNSLIPMYMKPTQLVQYPEDSGEHLHFFPNYWGPTGVNSDVRCDIRPKEGGGD
- a CDS encoding 4Fe-4S dicluster domain-containing protein; its protein translation is MAHDDVDIAEGVDHQVAMVMDLNKCIGCQTCTVACETLWTEREGTEYMYWNNVETRPGSGYPRDWEEKGGGWESEEHNQRSVGEIPSQQDYGEDWEFDHEGILKEGAEKALEPENVDPEWGPNWDEDQGAGEHPNSYHFYMPRICNHCTHPSCVEACPRKAIYKREEDGVVLVDQERCRGYRYCVEGCPYKKVYYNAVTKRSEKCVFCYPRIEGEGPDDEVHPPACADQCTTQLRLVGYLDDQDGPIYKLVEQYEVALPLHPEYSTSPNVYYIPPTAPPQHSEDGETVDVERIPRSYLEELFGEQVNDALDTIERERAKVERGGHSELMEILQDKNPAQQYRLEVFSDD
- a CDS encoding ethylbenzene dehydrogenase-related protein, with the translated sequence MTEIVRGGRPLLVAGLLAGLLVASAALAPLIADARPAREIPVENVENSLADPGADGWGEVPAATVPLASAPSSVPNADDTTVREVEVEAARTDGKLFVRLRWADPSADRSASSPRAFADMAAIQFPVNATTQPAIAMGSERNLVNVWQWSATDTTQELLAGGPGTTTIFEQPAVSTESTRSDVGEGEGWSVVFARDLNASVDNRTALDADADLSVALGIWNGENSERAGQKAVSEWYYFPFGPDDGGAPFQTVLWAIAGAAIALVIVVTALSVRRTNEEGKL
- a CDS encoding molecular chaperone TorD family protein is translated as MSRTDTGEKTPQGDRLDREEIAADPAARGVVYQTLATAFEHPTEELHAGLLAGQVKNGMQDALEATALDVSVPEFAPGEGYERLSARYNRLFALGSAVVTDRTDGSVDKEGPAVSLYESSHRDDATWQTINVDLARAYEHYGLSVDTEERDHHDNLGLQLEFAGYLARREALGEADAGAARRDFLDRHLTVFAESLRDSLESTDVAGVYADLATLLEQFVVADHADLADRYDGPSSTDRSEVSF
- a CDS encoding HEAT repeat domain-containing protein, with translation MTERDEETPPEPSPGPEGYHPDVTVSREDIELGESGEADFAAADTNPVADESVDGLLAALEAADATERQRATLALSEREPGEDVRDALADRATDDPEALVRQFAVEALGDLAETTPDAVVAALSDADPWVRAEAVVALDHLDREAHAERIEAGLDDDHHAVRRNAVISLWKSRSEDALPALLALADDEADRVREWVAELLGRIDHPDAEDALKELRADEESVVAKTAANALDGPDATPGPPGGTAPDGTNPAGSKDQPPQL